A single region of the Grus americana isolate bGruAme1 chromosome 3, bGruAme1.mat, whole genome shotgun sequence genome encodes:
- the DSTN gene encoding destrin, with translation MASGVQVADEVCRIFYDMKVRKCSTPEEIKKRKKAVIFCLSPDKKCIIVEEGKEILVGDVGVTVTDPFKHFVQMLPEKDCRYALYDASFETKESKKEELMFFLWAPEQAPLKSKMIYASSKDAIKKKFQGIKHECQANGPEDLNRACIAEKLGGSLVVAFEGSPV, from the exons ATG GCATCTGGAGTACAAGTTGCCGATGAGGTATGCCGTATCTTCTATGACATGAAAGTGCGGAAGTGCTCTACGCCTGAGGAAAttaagaagaggaagaaggctGTCATCTTCTGCCTCAGTCCAGACAAAAAGTGCATTATTGTGGAAGAAGGCAAAGAGATTCTGGTGGGAGATGTCGGTGTAACAGTTACCGACCCTTTCAAGCACTTTGTGCAGATGCTTCCTGAGAAGGATTGCCGTTATGCCTTGTATGATGCAAGCTTCGAGACCAAGGAATCCAAAAAGGAAGAGCTGATGTTTTTCTTGTG GGCACCAGAACAAGCACCTCTCAAAAGTAAGATGATCTATGCAAGCTCCAAGGATGCAATCAAAAAGAAGTTTCAAG GCATAAAGCATGAATGCCAAGCAAATGGGCCAGAGGACCTCAACCGAGCTTGCATTGCTGAGAAACTAGGAGGCTCCCTAGTCGTAGCTTTTGAAGGAAGTCCCGTGTAG